A portion of the Paenibacillus marchantiae genome contains these proteins:
- a CDS encoding CynX/NimT family MFS transporter: protein MPSSLHQNSPDHSAVDNSSSASMKLGLLLAGIIVIAATMRSPITATGPIVELIRTDTGISHTLAGLLTSLPLLAFAAISPFAPQLARRFGLETALLTAIILVTIGVSLRFMPSVPVLFTGTAILGCGIALSNVLLPSLIKRDFPLRVGLVTGLYSVSMNIWGAIASGISVPTAGLTSMGWHASLGMWAILSILALILWLPHVRSGRRGEVYVASRTEAKPVRLITSPLAWYVTLFMGLQSLIFYTTITWLPEVLSDQGFSSSSAGWMLSLMQMVSVPVTFIVPILAGRMKDQRWLTAITGSCLILGYAFLLSGISSLVTVGVALAGVGAGASFGLVTMFFVLRTSDARQAAGLSGMAQSFGYMLAAVGPLLFGVLHDWTQGWTLPLLLQVTLAVLLLFMGLKASANRLIGS, encoded by the coding sequence TCTTTACATCAAAACTCACCTGACCATTCTGCAGTCGATAATTCATCGTCAGCATCCATGAAACTTGGACTCTTGCTGGCAGGCATTATCGTTATCGCAGCAACAATGCGTTCACCTATTACGGCAACAGGTCCAATTGTGGAACTGATCCGTACAGATACAGGAATAAGTCATACATTGGCAGGCTTGCTTACCTCTCTTCCTTTGCTTGCCTTCGCAGCAATCTCTCCGTTCGCTCCACAATTGGCGCGAAGATTCGGACTAGAAACCGCTCTGTTAACTGCCATAATTCTTGTGACCATAGGCGTATCCCTCCGGTTTATGCCCTCTGTTCCCGTTCTTTTTACAGGAACAGCAATCCTTGGATGTGGTATTGCCCTGAGCAACGTATTGCTGCCCAGTCTGATCAAAAGGGATTTCCCATTGCGAGTGGGTCTCGTTACCGGCCTCTATTCCGTGTCCATGAATATATGGGGCGCTATCGCCTCAGGAATCAGCGTTCCCACGGCAGGCTTAACCTCCATGGGTTGGCATGCTTCACTGGGCATGTGGGCTATACTGTCCATTCTAGCCCTGATTCTCTGGCTGCCTCACGTCCGTTCTGGACGTCGCGGCGAAGTTTACGTGGCTTCGAGAACGGAAGCGAAGCCCGTTCGTCTTATTACATCTCCCTTAGCCTGGTATGTCACATTGTTCATGGGACTGCAATCTTTAATTTTTTACACTACAATTACCTGGCTGCCAGAGGTTCTATCTGATCAGGGTTTCAGTTCCTCTTCAGCCGGCTGGATGTTGTCTTTGATGCAAATGGTTAGTGTTCCGGTAACGTTCATCGTCCCCATTCTGGCTGGACGAATGAAAGATCAACGTTGGCTGACAGCAATTACAGGTTCATGTCTGATTCTGGGATACGCATTCCTTTTAAGTGGTATTTCCTCTCTCGTAACCGTCGGTGTTGCTTTGGCTGGCGTTGGAGCCGGGGCTTCGTTCGGACTTGTAACCATGTTTTTTGTACTGCGTACATCCGATGCAAGACAGGCTGCAGGACTTTCGGGTATGGCTCAATCCTTTGGGTATATGCTGGCAGCCGTCGGACCGTTGCTGTTCGGTGTGCTTCATGATTGGACACAAGGATGGACTCTTCCATTGCTTTTGCAAGTTACACTTGCTGTTCTGTTACTTTTCATGGGATTGAAAGCAAGTGCCAATCGTTTGATTGGTTCATGA
- a CDS encoding methyltransferase domain-containing protein: MGCGTGDLTYEITAAQAEVVGMDASPDMIRRAREKFPNIEFMEGDGHQFETNKLYDAVFSNAALHWMRSPRLVVYSIWKSLKPGGRFVAEFGGKGNVQIIVDALEEVFERHTGIPGSERNPWYFPTIGQYSNILEQCGFLVRQAYHYDRPTRLADGEQGIEGWLAYFGGDYFDGLSQEQIQEICSETNQIVVPKLWKEDAIYADYKRLRIEAVKPGS; this comes from the coding sequence TTGGGATGCGGGACAGGGGATTTGACGTACGAAATTACTGCAGCGCAGGCTGAGGTAGTCGGCATGGATGCATCACCCGACATGATTCGTCGTGCAAGAGAGAAGTTTCCCAATATCGAGTTCATGGAGGGGGACGGACATCAGTTTGAGACGAACAAGCTCTATGATGCCGTCTTTTCCAATGCAGCTCTACATTGGATGCGAAGTCCGCGACTTGTAGTGTATAGTATATGGAAGTCTTTGAAGCCTGGGGGACGTTTTGTAGCGGAGTTCGGTGGCAAAGGCAATGTACAGATCATTGTAGATGCATTAGAGGAAGTGTTTGAACGACACACTGGCATTCCTGGATCAGAGCGCAACCCTTGGTATTTCCCGACGATCGGGCAATATAGCAACATTTTGGAACAATGCGGGTTTTTGGTGCGACAGGCCTACCACTATGACCGTCCTACTAGACTGGCGGATGGTGAACAGGGTATAGAGGGCTGGTTGGCTTATTTTGGAGGGGACTATTTTGATGGTTTGAGTCAGGAACAAATTCAGGAAATCTGTAGTGAAACGAACCAAATCGTTGTGCCGAAGCTCTGGAAAGAAGATGCAATCTATGCCGATTATAAGCGTCTTCGAATTGAAGCAGTGAAGCCGGGAAGTTAA
- a CDS encoding S8 family serine peptidase — protein MNKRLISILLSILMTFSIIMPAAGAAPVGVQLENSLSKGEATQWREILAQREGKLAADPFLDKSLEGLGGEKTRVIVELSNKPVAVAQGESTLSGKSFTSSMETKAVTQVEQQQQSFVHSLTQNKIKHEVLENYAYALNGVAIELKGNQLGQLLRIPGVVSVYPDLEITVSPETDEVNPYMKDTAPFIGAPEVWNLGYKGKGVKVGVIDTGIDYEHPNLQDAYKGGWDFVGSDNDPYETTHEEWKVSGAPEFNANGSAYYTSHGTHVAGTIAAREAGDYGIVGVAPEADIYAYRVLGPYGSGQTSWVLGGIDRSVADGMDVINLSLGNAANDPSYITSVALNNAMLSGVTAVVASGNDGPNRYTLGSPGASAMAITVGNSTGPSQSITANTHFWIGEEGKGTLPEEQPVPEVEPSPELGTAPGTETPEVPAQGEPSTTPEGATGEEASSTNEAALSGTASADVTALDVETSQSEEGVQPASPSAPVETSPEVAPVKEEPAIAPTETEQNPLAVTESVYRLDVMGWSLSADPESVLTNQYDLLFAGLGKPTDFEGKDFTGKVAFVQRGELAFVEKVANAKAAGAVAIIVYNNIPGPIGVSLGDNFELIPTLSMSKEDGESIKAELDAGQSVEVSFSDFVKGQTAGDEMNPSSSRGPAKVTLDIKPDIVAPGTSILSTVPAYGKDEPGADYSQAYDRKSGTSMATPHVAGLVALLIEKHSDWTPFDIKVALMNNGKVLDTTKYDVFDQGAGRIQAVKTIDPAAFVKVLDVTKYTENGVAVEKPNVTGSVNFGNFLSTDEKTVSKTIKVESLNGGVGNYTVSVNPTRTIPGVSVAVDKSSFTLNGEEELQVTITVPKGVTAVTEAQGYLQLSNGTDTFSVPYVAHFNLTLAGVKYIETVKGTEKNPFHYPLKPDGTLDTLNVAMEFYNPMNFALIEIFDGLYPDGGYYGDGYIGSIFGNYYSFAANTRYTLAWDGQYADYTTDEVTTIPDGLYTVDITAIGVDGKTYIEDTSPFLVKKAAPVVTAPENLEVVQADKEALTGNVDDLYIVAAPALKSGWDTELDVTASLKAGYTVKDTTNKKITEGAFEVETDGSFTLRLGKLLAGEYIVEMSVEDLQGLIGTATTSLLVKKNPDPEVPNPGTPSPGSGSGSSGGSSSSNSSPSTAPTPTIKGDASVSEKKNADGTTQATAAISEAVINTQLQDDKKEIKLDLSSVEFDKYSLVDLTISKAIADKIQASGKNLIIEGKTFNVTIPAASLTDYVTDRGFSLKLHVAEGKDNKQNENIVSQIVSIDLDADKFKHNIGLTLKYDVNSVKDVRKVIAYHQTTKDAWQPASLSNVSQKGQLEFNVTQPGSYVVVESAVTFGDINSHWAKDEIEVIASQQIAKGISASTFSPNSTITHAEFATLLDRIFGTGIDWETRSKEASAQDQLTRENMVLMIADALEIKQGVTSIGFKDEDQISDGAKSAVHFAVENGLVKGMSGNKFAPKATSTRAQVSVVLYRLLEYLNKL, from the coding sequence TTGAATAAACGATTGATATCCATATTGTTAAGTATCCTAATGACTTTTTCTATCATCATGCCAGCGGCCGGAGCCGCTCCTGTAGGTGTTCAGCTTGAGAACTCGCTAAGCAAGGGCGAAGCCACACAATGGAGAGAGATTCTTGCCCAGCGGGAAGGAAAGCTTGCAGCAGATCCATTTTTGGACAAGAGCCTAGAAGGTCTTGGGGGAGAGAAAACAAGAGTAATTGTTGAGCTCTCCAATAAACCAGTTGCTGTTGCGCAAGGCGAATCTACCCTCTCAGGAAAATCTTTTACCTCCTCTATGGAAACAAAGGCTGTGACTCAAGTCGAGCAACAACAACAGTCATTTGTACATAGCCTCACTCAGAATAAAATCAAACACGAAGTATTGGAAAACTACGCATATGCCCTGAATGGTGTAGCCATTGAACTTAAGGGTAACCAATTGGGACAGTTGCTTCGCATACCGGGCGTTGTCAGTGTATACCCTGACCTTGAAATTACCGTATCCCCGGAAACAGATGAAGTGAATCCTTATATGAAAGATACCGCACCATTTATTGGCGCCCCTGAAGTATGGAATCTGGGATACAAAGGAAAAGGTGTCAAAGTTGGTGTTATTGATACAGGAATCGATTATGAGCATCCTAATTTGCAAGACGCCTACAAAGGTGGATGGGATTTCGTAGGAAGTGACAATGATCCTTACGAAACAACACATGAAGAATGGAAAGTGTCTGGGGCACCTGAGTTTAATGCCAATGGAAGCGCCTATTACACATCCCACGGTACTCACGTAGCCGGTACCATTGCTGCTCGAGAAGCAGGGGACTACGGCATTGTCGGCGTTGCACCCGAAGCTGATATCTATGCCTATCGTGTTCTTGGACCCTATGGTAGTGGACAAACCTCATGGGTATTAGGGGGAATCGATCGTTCCGTTGCCGATGGTATGGATGTAATCAATCTCTCGTTGGGTAACGCTGCCAATGATCCAAGTTACATTACTTCGGTTGCTCTTAACAATGCTATGCTATCTGGCGTGACTGCAGTTGTGGCAAGTGGTAATGATGGCCCGAATCGTTATACATTAGGTTCTCCAGGAGCATCGGCTATGGCAATCACTGTAGGTAACTCCACAGGGCCTAGCCAAAGCATTACAGCCAACACTCATTTCTGGATTGGTGAGGAAGGTAAAGGTACGCTTCCAGAAGAACAGCCTGTCCCTGAAGTTGAGCCATCTCCTGAACTGGGAACAGCACCGGGAACGGAAACTCCTGAAGTTCCGGCTCAAGGTGAACCATCAACAACACCGGAAGGTGCGACAGGCGAAGAAGCTTCATCAACAAACGAAGCGGCATTATCTGGAACAGCGTCTGCTGATGTTACAGCTCTAGATGTGGAAACCAGCCAATCCGAAGAGGGTGTTCAGCCAGCCTCGCCTTCGGCACCAGTCGAAACCTCTCCAGAGGTTGCACCTGTGAAAGAAGAGCCTGCGATTGCTCCAACTGAAACGGAGCAAAATCCATTGGCTGTTACTGAGTCGGTGTACCGACTTGATGTAATGGGCTGGAGCCTCTCAGCAGATCCGGAATCTGTTTTGACGAATCAATATGATCTTTTATTCGCAGGGTTGGGTAAACCGACCGACTTTGAAGGCAAGGATTTTACAGGCAAAGTGGCTTTTGTACAGCGCGGTGAGCTGGCATTTGTAGAGAAAGTAGCCAATGCCAAAGCTGCTGGTGCAGTTGCTATTATCGTATATAACAATATTCCAGGCCCGATCGGTGTGAGTTTGGGAGATAATTTTGAACTTATTCCAACTTTGAGCATGTCGAAGGAAGATGGAGAAAGTATCAAAGCTGAGCTGGATGCCGGTCAAAGCGTTGAAGTGAGCTTTAGTGACTTCGTTAAAGGTCAAACGGCTGGCGATGAAATGAATCCATCCAGCTCCCGCGGACCAGCCAAGGTGACTCTGGATATCAAACCGGATATAGTTGCACCGGGTACCAGCATTCTTTCTACTGTCCCTGCCTATGGCAAGGACGAACCTGGAGCTGATTATTCACAGGCTTACGATCGTAAATCAGGTACAAGTATGGCCACACCTCATGTTGCCGGACTGGTTGCCCTGTTGATTGAGAAGCACAGTGACTGGACACCATTTGATATTAAAGTTGCACTCATGAACAATGGTAAAGTGCTCGACACGACCAAATACGATGTGTTTGATCAAGGTGCAGGTCGTATTCAAGCGGTGAAAACGATTGATCCTGCTGCATTTGTTAAAGTATTGGATGTAACGAAATACACAGAGAATGGCGTGGCTGTCGAGAAACCAAATGTTACAGGTAGTGTGAATTTTGGTAACTTCCTCAGCACGGACGAAAAAACCGTCAGCAAAACGATCAAAGTGGAGTCGCTGAATGGCGGCGTTGGAAACTACACTGTAAGCGTGAATCCAACTCGTACAATTCCTGGTGTATCCGTTGCGGTGGATAAGAGCTCTTTTACACTGAATGGTGAGGAAGAGTTACAGGTTACTATTACAGTTCCAAAAGGTGTTACTGCGGTAACAGAAGCGCAAGGCTACCTTCAGTTGTCTAATGGAACGGACACATTTAGTGTTCCATATGTCGCACATTTCAACCTTACATTGGCAGGCGTTAAATACATTGAGACTGTGAAAGGTACAGAGAAGAACCCGTTCCATTATCCATTGAAGCCTGATGGTACGCTGGATACACTCAATGTAGCTATGGAATTCTACAATCCCATGAATTTTGCCCTTATTGAGATCTTCGATGGCCTTTACCCGGATGGGGGCTATTATGGAGATGGATATATTGGATCTATTTTTGGAAACTACTATAGTTTCGCTGCCAACACAAGATATACTCTGGCTTGGGATGGACAGTATGCAGACTACACTACCGACGAGGTAACGACGATTCCAGATGGTCTTTACACGGTTGATATCACTGCAATCGGTGTTGATGGAAAAACGTATATCGAAGATACTTCTCCATTTTTGGTGAAAAAAGCAGCTCCGGTTGTAACAGCACCAGAAAATCTGGAAGTGGTGCAGGCGGACAAAGAAGCTTTGACAGGTAATGTTGATGATCTTTATATCGTAGCCGCTCCAGCGCTTAAAAGTGGATGGGATACTGAACTTGATGTAACAGCTTCATTGAAGGCTGGTTACACTGTGAAAGATACAACGAATAAGAAGATTACGGAAGGTGCCTTTGAAGTTGAAACAGACGGCTCATTCACTCTTAGACTCGGCAAGTTGTTAGCTGGGGAGTACATTGTGGAAATGTCTGTTGAAGACTTGCAAGGTTTGATTGGAACAGCGACTACATCACTTCTGGTGAAAAAAAATCCTGATCCGGAAGTTCCTAATCCTGGTACACCATCACCGGGCTCTGGTTCAGGGTCTTCAGGCGGATCTAGTTCTTCCAATTCTTCCCCATCAACTGCACCTACGCCTACAATTAAAGGTGACGCATCTGTATCCGAAAAGAAAAACGCTGACGGAACTACACAGGCTACAGCAGCGATTTCCGAAGCGGTAATTAATACACAGTTGCAGGATGATAAGAAGGAAATCAAGCTGGATTTATCAAGCGTTGAGTTTGACAAATATAGTCTAGTAGATCTGACAATCAGTAAGGCTATTGCTGATAAAATTCAAGCCTCAGGTAAAAATCTGATTATTGAGGGCAAAACGTTCAATGTGACTATACCTGCTGCTTCTTTGACGGATTACGTCACAGATAGAGGATTCAGCTTGAAGTTGCATGTTGCAGAAGGCAAGGATAACAAACAAAACGAGAACATTGTTTCTCAAATTGTATCTATTGATCTTGATGCAGACAAATTCAAGCACAATATTGGGCTTACATTGAAATATGATGTGAACTCTGTAAAAGACGTACGTAAAGTTATTGCTTATCATCAAACAACAAAAGATGCTTGGCAGCCTGCGTCTTTGTCCAATGTGTCTCAAAAAGGGCAATTGGAATTCAATGTAACACAACCAGGTTCTTATGTTGTTGTAGAGAGTGCTGTAACTTTTGGAGACATCAACAGCCACTGGGCTAAAGATGAAATCGAAGTTATAGCCTCTCAACAAATTGCTAAGGGTATTAGTGCTAGCACATTCTCACCGAATAGTACCATTACTCATGCAGAATTTGCGACGTTGCTTGATCGTATTTTCGGAACGGGAATCGATTGGGAAACACGTAGTAAAGAAGCGAGTGCACAGGACCAATTGACACGCGAAAATATGGTTTTGATGATTGCCGATGCTTTGGAAATAAAACAAGGAGTAACATCCATTGGGTTCAAGGATGAAGATCAAATTTCAGATGGAGCGAAATCAGCTGTTCATTTTGCTGTAGAGAATGGTTTGGTAAAAGGTATGTCTGGCAACAAGTTTGCTCCAAAAGCTACATCAACTCGTGCTCAAGTATCTGTCGTTCTGTACCGTCTACTTGAATATCTGAATAAGCTTTAA
- a CDS encoding STM4011 family radical SAM protein, which yields MRATLYYRGKLSSCNYDCPYCPFSKTVDSKETLEVDEQQLRQFVNWVRDQESAGHQFSIFFNPYGEALVRRWYREAMIELSHMPHVDKIAVQTNLSVKLDWVRELNRDKAAFWATYHPRETKEASFVKQCLTLREMRLAFSVGTVGLRSAFPAIESMRQALPDEVYMWINAFKDRPKYYSVEEVDFLRSIDPLFEGNLRDYESLGKRCSAGSEVFYVQGSGHVKRCYKDRRIIGHLYRDGLQALAADRPCGMKKCGCYIGYIHMEDSPFRDIFGSGLLERNPVLINP from the coding sequence CCATATTGTCCGTTTAGCAAAACGGTAGATTCCAAGGAGACGTTGGAAGTGGATGAACAACAACTGCGTCAATTTGTGAATTGGGTGAGGGATCAGGAGAGTGCTGGTCATCAATTCTCGATTTTCTTTAACCCGTATGGAGAAGCTCTGGTAAGACGTTGGTATCGGGAAGCGATGATTGAGCTATCGCATATGCCACATGTGGACAAAATTGCAGTCCAAACCAACCTATCTGTCAAACTGGACTGGGTCCGTGAATTGAACCGAGATAAAGCGGCTTTCTGGGCGACCTATCACCCACGTGAGACGAAAGAGGCTTCCTTCGTCAAACAATGTTTGACTTTACGTGAGATGAGACTTGCTTTTAGTGTGGGGACAGTTGGATTGCGCAGTGCATTCCCTGCTATTGAATCGATGAGGCAGGCTTTACCCGATGAGGTGTATATGTGGATCAATGCATTTAAAGATCGACCCAAATATTACAGCGTGGAAGAGGTCGACTTTTTACGATCCATTGATCCACTGTTTGAAGGGAACCTGCGGGATTATGAGAGTCTGGGCAAGCGTTGTTCCGCTGGTTCGGAGGTATTTTATGTGCAAGGGTCAGGGCATGTAAAAAGGTGTTACAAGGACCGTCGAATTATTGGGCATCTCTACCGCGATGGTTTGCAGGCTTTGGCCGCAGATCGGCCGTGTGGCATGAAGAAGTGTGGCTGTTACATCGGTTATATTCATATGGAGGATTCTCCGTTCAGAGATATCTTTGGAAGTGGATTGCTTGAACGTAATCCGGTACTGATCAATCCATAG
- a CDS encoding DUF4870 domain-containing protein, whose translation MRQLLSALSYFSIFFAPFLFPIIIWIVAKDNYIEGHAKRALFSHIFPFLAAIPLLYFFVTAHSLGSAVGFVILFFVIYALSFVYNIVKGIQVLREYA comes from the coding sequence ATGAGACAACTTTTATCAGCATTATCCTATTTTAGTATTTTCTTCGCACCGTTCTTGTTTCCCATCATCATTTGGATTGTAGCCAAAGACAACTATATTGAGGGACATGCGAAACGAGCCTTATTCTCGCATATATTCCCGTTTCTTGCGGCAATCCCGCTGCTTTATTTCTTCGTTACCGCCCACAGTCTGGGTTCCGCTGTCGGATTTGTAATTCTGTTCTTTGTCATTTATGCATTAAGTTTTGTGTACAATATCGTCAAAGGTATTCAAGTACTACGTGAATATGCCTGA
- the asnB gene encoding asparagine synthase (glutamine-hydrolyzing), producing the protein MCGITGFIQWNRDLTQESELLVRMTDSLSNRGPDASGTWISNPCAFGHRRLSVMDPENGAQPMHALQGDTSYTVVYNGELYNAPELKKELLQRGHHFRTQCDTEVLLASYIEWGPACVDRFNGIFAFAIWDGGREQVFIARDRLGVKPLFYSHAKDALVFGSEPKSLLIHPDVEAAVGPEGLAEVFIVGPARTPGHGVYSSLNELKPAHALIYNRNGIKTYAYWKLESQNHEHNLEETAAEVRRLLQDTLERQLASDVPVCSLLSGGLDSSALSALAVDYYNRTGQGQVSTYSVDYVDNAKHFQAHSFQPGADGPWIKRMVDELKTDHHWIEIENGELVHALTQAMLVRDLPGMADVDSSLYLFCKEIKKGATVAISGEAADEVFGGYPWFHREEMLNSGTFPWSVAPDMRAGLLSPDIREWIRPLDYLADRYSDAVAEVPLLDGETGKAAQMRVMSYLNITRFMPTLLDRKDRMSMGAGLEVRVPYCDHRLIQYVFNVPWDMKMTGGREKGILRKALEGVLPDDVLYRKKSPYPKTHNPQYLAAVKQQVLDILDDASSPILPLIDKAQIRKLASSPDASSNLPWFGQLMSGPQLFAYLTQINSWLRTYKVAIR; encoded by the coding sequence ATGTGCGGTATAACCGGCTTCATACAGTGGAATCGGGATTTGACCCAGGAATCAGAGCTGCTGGTCCGGATGACGGACAGCTTGTCGAACCGGGGGCCCGACGCTTCAGGTACATGGATCTCCAATCCTTGTGCGTTCGGACATCGGCGTCTCAGCGTTATGGACCCGGAGAACGGGGCACAGCCCATGCATGCGTTACAGGGAGACACCTCCTATACCGTCGTGTATAACGGAGAACTATACAATGCACCCGAGTTGAAAAAGGAATTGCTCCAGCGCGGACACCATTTCCGCACACAATGTGATACGGAAGTGCTGCTCGCCTCTTATATTGAGTGGGGTCCGGCCTGCGTTGACCGGTTTAACGGAATTTTTGCTTTTGCCATATGGGATGGCGGACGTGAACAGGTTTTTATCGCCCGTGATCGGTTGGGTGTCAAACCCCTGTTCTACAGTCATGCAAAGGATGCACTCGTATTTGGCTCAGAACCGAAATCACTGCTCATCCACCCGGATGTAGAAGCTGCAGTAGGCCCTGAAGGTTTGGCAGAAGTATTTATTGTCGGTCCTGCCCGGACACCTGGACACGGCGTATACTCCTCCCTTAACGAGCTCAAACCTGCGCATGCGCTTATCTACAACCGAAACGGTATTAAAACCTATGCTTACTGGAAGCTGGAAAGTCAGAATCACGAACATAATTTGGAAGAGACAGCTGCCGAAGTACGCAGACTGTTGCAGGATACATTAGAACGCCAATTAGCTTCTGACGTTCCGGTCTGCTCTCTTTTGTCGGGGGGACTGGATTCAAGCGCTCTATCTGCGTTAGCGGTAGATTATTATAACCGTACAGGTCAAGGCCAAGTCAGCACGTATTCTGTTGACTATGTGGATAATGCAAAGCATTTTCAGGCCCATTCCTTCCAGCCTGGTGCAGATGGACCCTGGATTAAGCGTATGGTGGATGAACTGAAGACAGATCATCACTGGATTGAGATTGAAAATGGCGAGTTGGTTCACGCACTGACCCAGGCAATGCTTGTGCGTGATTTGCCGGGTATGGCGGATGTAGATTCCTCTCTCTATCTGTTCTGTAAAGAAATCAAAAAAGGAGCCACCGTTGCCATTTCGGGCGAAGCAGCGGATGAAGTATTTGGCGGTTATCCTTGGTTCCACCGGGAAGAGATGCTGAACTCCGGTACATTCCCATGGTCTGTAGCGCCTGATATGCGAGCAGGATTGTTATCCCCGGACATTCGGGAATGGATCAGGCCACTCGACTATCTCGCGGACCGCTACTCGGATGCTGTGGCTGAAGTACCTTTACTCGATGGGGAGACCGGTAAAGCAGCCCAAATGCGAGTAATGTCCTATCTGAACATCACCCGCTTCATGCCTACACTACTGGATCGGAAAGATCGGATGAGTATGGGAGCCGGGCTTGAGGTTCGGGTACCTTACTGTGATCACCGTTTGATTCAATATGTATTTAACGTGCCTTGGGACATGAAAATGACAGGCGGACGGGAAAAAGGCATCCTGCGTAAAGCGCTGGAAGGTGTACTGCCTGACGATGTGTTGTACCGGAAAAAGAGTCCTTATCCGAAAACACATAATCCGCAGTATCTTGCTGCCGTTAAACAACAGGTGCTTGATATTCTGGATGACGCAAGCTCACCGATCTTGCCTTTAATCGACAAAGCTCAAATTCGTAAATTGGCCTCTTCACCGGATGCTTCATCGAACCTGCCCTGGTTTGGACAGTTAATGTCGGGTCCACAGCTATTTGCATATCTGACACAGATCAACTCGTGGTTGCGTACGTACAAAGTGGCCATTCGATAA